In Spirochaetaceae bacterium, the genomic stretch AGTTAAAATTAAACTGTTACTTCTTTCACCTTTAGGTGAACCATTGATAACTAAAACTTTCATAAATAATTTATCCTTTAATTCAAAGAGAGGTTAACCCCGCCACCAGTGGCCTAATCCACTTGCATGGGCATAATAATGTGAAAGTAGTTTATCGCCTTAGCCTCATCTTCATAGATAGGTGATACCTTAATAGGAGCGCTATCATTGCTAAAGTTTACACTAAACTCTTTGGTATCCATAGCTAGTAAAGGCTCACTCAAAAATTTATGATTTAAGGCCATAATGATAGGAGCTTTAGTCAAATCTTCAGCAGCCTCATCAAGTTTGGTATAAGTTGTGTTAATCTCTTGCCGTATTTCACCTTCTTTACTTTCGGCCGATTTAACTACCACTTTATTTTCGTCTAAAGTAAAAAAGATACGGTTTTGCGATTTATTATCCGACATATTAGCGGCTAGCTTTAAGGTTTCTAAAAATTCAGCCCGATTAAATTTAAGTTGGTAACCAAAACTTTGCGGAATAACCTTAGCATAATTAGGAAATTGCCCATCAATTAAAGCTGAAGATATTTTAACGTTATCAAAGTGGGCATAAATGGTTTTATCTACAATAGCTAAAGCAATTTCGCCTTCGCCATAAGCTAAATCTTTAACTAAATTTAAAAATTTAGGAGGAATAATTACCCCGTTAAAGTTGGCTACTTCATTTTCAGGAGATGAATCGATGTAAGAAAGCCGTTTAGCATCGGTAGATACCATAACCAGCTTATCTTCTTTTTTCTCCATATAAACGCCATTAACAAAAATGCGTGTCTCTTCGGTAGATACCGAAAAGATAGTATGCTCGCGCATCGTTAAAAAACTACGCTGAGGCAGCCTAAAAAAAGCAGCGGCCGGAGCTTCGGTAGTTACAGGAAAACTATCGGTAGCTTGGTAACGTAAAGCCACATTGATGGTAGCCTTTTTTTCAGGCACAATTTCCAGTTGTTCCCCGGTAGTAGTAAAGATAAGGTTACCACTAGGCAAAGCCCGTAAAATATTTAAAAATTTATCGCAATAAATGGCAATTTCACCCTCTTTTTCTACCACTACAGGCATTTGAGTTTCAAACCAAACCTTAGCATCGGTAGCTTTAATTGTTAAGCTTTCGCCATTGGCAATCAAAACAACATTAGAGATGATACTGATACTGTTTTTTTGTGAAACCACTTTACTGGCTGCACCAATTTCTTTAATTAACGCATCTTTATTACAGCTAAATTTCATAATTACCCCATTGTAATCTATTGTAGCTTTAAAAGCCGATTTAGGCAAGTATCTTTAAAAAGATATTTGTTTTTTTATTAAAGCAATTAGCCATTAAAACTAAATCTTTAAATTTAAAATATAAGATAAATAACAAAATACATAATACTGCCTTTAATTGTTAATAACTAATTTTTTATTTACACAATAAGTAAATATTTTAGCTAAAAACTTGACAAATTGGCCGTAAATAAATAAACATTAAATTTTAACTGTTAAGTTAATTTGAAAATTAGCTTATGGTTTAGAGTTATTTTTGGTTTATTAACAGCTTGTAAAACTGCTGATTATTGTAAAAAAAACTTTACTTATCAATTTAGCTGTGCTATAATTTAACATTAATATAAATTAGCGAGGAAAATAGATGGAAAAATCGGTATTGCAGCAAGTTCGTTACCAGTATAAACCAAAGTTGCCTTTGGTGCTTACTAATAATTTGGCAAAGATAACTTTACAGCGAGGTCAGGCCACGACCAGCGTAAATAATCACAACGAAATTAAAGAGCTTTTCCCTAACAGTTACGGCGCTCCGGTGGTAAATTTTACAGAAGGAAGCGGTAATTTAAAAAGCGAAGGCTTTACGGTTGGGGCTATTCTCTCCGGCGGGCAAGCTCCCGGCGGACACAATGTAATTGCCGGTCTTTACGATGCTTTAAAAAAGGCCTCCCCTAATAATAAGCTTTTCGGGTTTTTAGGCGGTCCCAGCGGGCTTATCGATAATAAGTACCTTGAGCTGACCGATAAAATTATCGATGAATATCGTAACACCGGCGGTTTTGATATGATTCAAAGCGGCCGCACTAAGCTTGAAAAAGAAGAAGATTTTAAAACAGTAGCTGCCAACTGTAAAAATTTAGGGGTAAATGCTTTAGTTATTATTGGTGGTGATGACAGCAATACCAATGCCGCCGTGTTAGGCGAATATTTTTTAGCCAATAATTTGCCTATTCAGGTAATTGGCTGTCCTAAAACTATTGATGGCGATCTTAAAAATGAGCTTATCGAAACCAGTTTTGGTTTTGATACCGCCTGTAAAACCTTTGCCGAACTTATCGGCAACATTGCCCGCGACGCTAACAGCGCTCAAAAATATTGGCATTTTATTAGGTTAATGGGGCGTAGCGCCAGCCACATTACTTTAGAGTGCGCTTTGCTAACCCAGCCCAATGTAACTTTAGTTGGCGAAGAAGTAGAGGCTAAAAAGTTATCTTTAAGTAAGATAGTAGATATAGTAGCCGATAGTGTAGTAAAGCGAGCTGCTAACGGCCACAACTTTGGCTTAGTACTTATCCCCGAAGGGCTTATCGAGTTTATCCCTGAGTTTAATAAACTTATTAACGAGCTTAACAATTTGCTTTCGTTAAAAGCAGCCGCTTTTAGTCAAATTAAAGGCAGCGAAACCCAAATACAGTGGTTGCAGGACGAATTAAGCGATAAAGCCGCTCAGCTGTTTGGCAGTTTGCCACGTGATATTGCCGAACAATTAATGTTAGACCGCGACCCGCACGGTAATGTTAGGGTATCGGCTATTGAAACCGAAAAATTGTTAATGCGTTTAGTAGAAAGCCGTTTAGCCGAACTAAAAAAAGAAGGTAAATTTAAAGGCAGCTTTAGCCCGCTAGGTCATTTTTTTGGTTATGAAGGCCGCTGTGCTTTCCCCAGCAACTTTGATGCCGATTACTGTTACAGTTTGGGCTTTAACGCTTGTATGCTTATAATGGCCGGCCTGAGCGGTTATATTAGCAGTATAAAAAACCTTAACAAACCGGCCGGCGAATGGCAAGCCGTTGGTACGCCGCTTACTGCGATGATGAACCTTGAAGTGCGGCACGGTAAACCAAAGCCGGTTATTAAAAAAGCTTTAGTAGAGCTAGAAGGCAAGCCTTTTAAAGCTTTAGTGGCTAAGCGCGAAGAATGGGCAGTAGAAACGGCTTATATTTATCCCGGTGCTATTCAGTATTTTGGTCCCAGCGAAGTATGTGATAGGCCAAGCGAAACTCTTAGGCTAGAACAAAGCAGTTAGTTAATAATAAAAAAACTAACGCTTAAAAGTTAAAAAGTGGTAGCGAAAAACTACCATTTTTTTATTAATTTCGGTAATACCAAAATCTTGCAATATTAGAACTAGGGGTGTTGTCGAAAGTCAAAAATACGCTTGAACCACTTCGAAACAATGTGAAAGATCTTGGACCTTGATCTAAAGATTCAAATAAAGGACTTACTAATAGATTATGATTATCGGGAGATAAAGTGAATCTTCTAGCATAAAATATTTGCATTCTGAAATCATATCTACTTTGTAATTCTTCTAACATAGACTGAGTGGTAGAAGAAATATCAACTCTATTCATATCTATGCGTCTAGAAGGTCTCTCCAAGCTCGAAACATATACTTCGTCCCTAAATACTTCTACAAAACGATACATATGTATAATTTCTCCTCCCATATCATCACCCAAATTTAAAATATGAGCCTCTACAAATAATCCATGAAACCTATCGGGTATGTACGACAATTCATTGGAATTAGAAGATTTATCCGTACAAGAAAACAAAACGAATACAATTATTAATAAACCTATTTTTTTCATATACGCTCCTTAAAAATACTCTTAAAATTTTTTTGATTATATTATACTTCAACAATACCTTTTTGTAAAGTGTTATAATACTAAATTAATGATTTTTCTATTGGGTAAAAGGAATAGCATTTAAGTTATGTAATATTTAGCTATAAATTGTGCGAGTGGTTGTAGGCAGGCGGGGTAGTAGATAAGAAAAATTAAATTACTTGGTGCATAATATAAATATTATAAAGTAAAGCCATATCCTAAGATATGGCTTTGTAGCTAAATTAATTACCAATAACCATAGTAATATCATCACGCAAAGTTGCAAGCGCTCTGCTGTCGGAACCTCTTTGCCAAACACCGCCACGTTGGCGACGTTCTGCTTCAATATTAAGTATCATCTGGGTTCGGTTAGGGTTAAAATTGATAAGGACGCGTACCCTATAATCTTCAACAGTTGTCCCTCTAACATTCCACGAATAATTCCATTGAGTACGGATATAACCAACTTCCGGCTGTATCATCTCGATATGAAAGTTATGCCTGCTAAGTATAAAGCTTGCTTCACGCAGCGCTAAATCGGCTGCTACACCTTGCCTAAGTAAAATAGCAGTTTCACCGGAAGCCCCTCGTACAAAGGTAGTTGATGTGGTTAAACAGCTAACCGCTACCATTGTAAATAGCAATATTGCTGCTTTGCCGGCGGTTTTCCAGCTAAATTTTTTATTTACCATTTTTCTCTCCTTTTATTTTGGTAATTGTTATATAAAACACTTTACCATCATAAATTAAAACTGTCAATACTTATAATACTTTTTTATTTAATATAATTGTAAAAACACAATCATAATCAAAAAGTGTTATAAGTATTGACAGTTTTAATTTATGGTTTAATCCGGTTAGTTTCGTCATTGATTAATTAGCTTAAAACAGTTATATTAAGCCCATGCGGGCAACCCTTTCACTTTTTACCTTCCATCTTTCATTTATCTATCGTTTAGCTTTAGTACTGATAAGTGCGGTCTCCTTTGCTTTAACTAGCCCCAACGAGCTGGCCCTTAATGGGTTTGGCCCGCTAGGTTTTATTAGTCTTGTGCCGCTGGCAATAGCTTTATACCATACCAAAGGTTTTGGGCAGTTTAGCTTGTTGCTTTTTTGTTTTAATGCCGTGCGTACGGCCATAAGCAGTTATTGGCTGCTTTTCTTTTTTGAGTTTGGCCTGCTTACCTATAGTAGTACCACCATTGGGGTAGGTATTGCCGGTATGATAGGCTTAAGTTTTTTATATTTTATTAAAGACAAACCGGCTATTTTCCGTGCTTTATGGTTTGCCCTGTTATGGACATTGTACGAATATATGCAGTCGCGCGGTTACTGGGCATATCCTTGGGGGTTAATTGCTTATAGTTTACATACCATGCCGCTTTTTAACCAAATTGTGGATAGTACTGGGCCGTGGGGCTTATCTTTTATCTTTGCTTTAATTAATGCCTGTTTAGCCGAGCTAATAATAACCTTTACCAAAACCGGCAATTTAAAAAGAAGTTTTAACAAATTAAAAGCGCTGCTCCTTGTTACCTGTTCCTTGTTCCTTATTACTTTAACTTACGGTACTATACGGTACTTTAGTTATTTTAGCCACGATAAACAAGTAAACCTTTTATTAAGTCAGCAAGATTTAGATACGTGGTTTACCGGCGATATTCAAAATGTAACGGCTCATATTAATGTAAGCCTAGAAGCCTTAGCCGCTAATCCCGGTTTCTACCCTGATTTAATCGTCTCGGGTGAAACCATTATTAGCGGCAATTATTTTGAAAATTTTTCCCGCTACTTTCCCACCAACTTTACTTTGCAAGATTTTATTGCCTACACTAATACCTACCATTTAATTGGTAGCCGCTGGCAAGGTACGTTAGGCGACCATAACGGCACCTTATTAGTAAATAACCGCGGCGAAGTATTGGCCAGATATGCTAAACGCCACTTAGTACCAATGGCCGAAGGGTTTCCGCTCACTAATTTTGATTGGGCTTTTCTCTTTTTTGAAAATGTATTGGGCATTAGCCCGGCTTGGCAGCCCGGCAATATGGATACCCTCTTTGTTTTACCTACCCGGCACGGTGATACTATTTATTTTACCACCCCCATTTGTTATGAAGATGCCTTTAGCTACATTACCCGCCATCAGGCTAGGCTTGGAGCCGACTTATTTATTACCCCCACGAACGATGCTTGGTCGCGGCGGGAAGTGGCTATGCAGCAGCACTTGGTAGCTTCGCTCTTTCGCCCTATCGAAACACGGCGTACTTTAGCTCGGGCTGCTAACGCCGGTATTACCGCTATCATTGATGAACGCGGGCGGATAACCCAGCAGATAGAGCCCTTTACCGATATGGCTTTATTAGCCGAGCTTAACCTACATACTACCACTACTACTTTTTATGTAAAATTTGGCGATTGGTTAATTGCCGTTTTTATTATCATTTTATTATTGCAGCTAAAAAAACTTTATTGGCCGGGTAAACTCTTTAAAAAAAATGATTAAAAAACGTTATTTTATCATTAAAATTGGCTTACTGTTATCTTTGTTCGTTTATATAGAACTTAGCCGTTTACAGTTAGGCAGTGCTATTATTTTAAGTTATAACGTACAAAATTTATTTGATGATATTACAACCGGTACCGAATACAACGAGTTTACCTGCCCCAATTGGACTACCCGCCACTACGAAAGCCGTTTGGTAAGTTTAAGTGAGGTTTTTACGGCCATTAAATTACATAAAGGCCGCCCCGATTTAATCTTTTTGCAAGAAGTAGAAAGTGCCGAAGCTTTAGCGGCTTTACTTAAAGCTACGCCGGCACTAGGCCGTATGCAGCCGGTATTTGCTAAGCACCCGCAAGCGGCCATTGGTTTGGCTATGCTCAGTCGTTACCCTATTACGCAGGTAGAGTTACTGGACAGCAGCCTTTTTAATACTATCTCGCGGCCAATTATGGTGGTTCATTTAAATATTAAAGGGAAAACAGTGATAGCTATTAATGTACATTTGCCCAGCCAGCTTAACCCCGATGGCCAGATAACCCGTGCCGCCGCTATTAATTTAATTGCTAAAAAGCTTAAAGATTTACAGGTTAGCGGCTTTAATTATTTTATGGTGGCCGGTGATTTTAACAGCGATAACAGTGATGAACTATTTGGCCCTTTGTTAGAACTGGGTTTA encodes the following:
- the dnaN gene encoding DNA polymerase III subunit beta translates to MKFSCNKDALIKEIGAASKVVSQKNSISIISNVVLIANGESLTIKATDAKVWFETQMPVVVEKEGEIAIYCDKFLNILRALPSGNLIFTTTGEQLEIVPEKKATINVALRYQATDSFPVTTEAPAAAFFRLPQRSFLTMREHTIFSVSTEETRIFVNGVYMEKKEDKLVMVSTDAKRLSYIDSSPENEVANFNGVIIPPKFLNLVKDLAYGEGEIALAIVDKTIYAHFDNVKISSALIDGQFPNYAKVIPQSFGYQLKFNRAEFLETLKLAANMSDNKSQNRIFFTLDENKVVVKSAESKEGEIRQEINTTYTKLDEAAEDLTKAPIIMALNHKFLSEPLLAMDTKEFSVNFSNDSAPIKVSPIYEDEAKAINYFHIIMPMQVD
- a CDS encoding diphosphate--fructose-6-phosphate 1-phosphotransferase; this translates as MEKSVLQQVRYQYKPKLPLVLTNNLAKITLQRGQATTSVNNHNEIKELFPNSYGAPVVNFTEGSGNLKSEGFTVGAILSGGQAPGGHNVIAGLYDALKKASPNNKLFGFLGGPSGLIDNKYLELTDKIIDEYRNTGGFDMIQSGRTKLEKEEDFKTVAANCKNLGVNALVIIGGDDSNTNAAVLGEYFLANNLPIQVIGCPKTIDGDLKNELIETSFGFDTACKTFAELIGNIARDANSAQKYWHFIRLMGRSASHITLECALLTQPNVTLVGEEVEAKKLSLSKIVDIVADSVVKRAANGHNFGLVLIPEGLIEFIPEFNKLINELNNLLSLKAAAFSQIKGSETQIQWLQDELSDKAAQLFGSLPRDIAEQLMLDRDPHGNVRVSAIETEKLLMRLVESRLAELKKEGKFKGSFSPLGHFFGYEGRCAFPSNFDADYCYSLGFNACMLIMAGLSGYISSIKNLNKPAGEWQAVGTPLTAMMNLEVRHGKPKPVIKKALVELEGKPFKALVAKREEWAVETAYIYPGAIQYFGPSEVCDRPSETLRLEQSS
- the lnt gene encoding apolipoprotein N-acyltransferase yields the protein MRATLSLFTFHLSFIYRLALVLISAVSFALTSPNELALNGFGPLGFISLVPLAIALYHTKGFGQFSLLLFCFNAVRTAISSYWLLFFFEFGLLTYSSTTIGVGIAGMIGLSFLYFIKDKPAIFRALWFALLWTLYEYMQSRGYWAYPWGLIAYSLHTMPLFNQIVDSTGPWGLSFIFALINACLAELIITFTKTGNLKRSFNKLKALLLVTCSLFLITLTYGTIRYFSYFSHDKQVNLLLSQQDLDTWFTGDIQNVTAHINVSLEALAANPGFYPDLIVSGETIISGNYFENFSRYFPTNFTLQDFIAYTNTYHLIGSRWQGTLGDHNGTLLVNNRGEVLARYAKRHLVPMAEGFPLTNFDWAFLFFENVLGISPAWQPGNMDTLFVLPTRHGDTIYFTTPICYEDAFSYITRHQARLGADLFITPTNDAWSRREVAMQQHLVASLFRPIETRRTLARAANAGITAIIDERGRITQQIEPFTDMALLAELNLHTTTTTFYVKFGDWLIAVFIIILLLQLKKLYWPGKLFKKND
- a CDS encoding endonuclease/exonuclease/phosphatase family protein translates to MIKKRYFIIKIGLLLSLFVYIELSRLQLGSAIILSYNVQNLFDDITTGTEYNEFTCPNWTTRHYESRLVSLSEVFTAIKLHKGRPDLIFLQEVESAEALAALLKATPALGRMQPVFAKHPQAAIGLAMLSRYPITQVELLDSSLFNTISRPIMVVHLNIKGKTVIAINVHLPSQLNPDGQITRAAAINLIAKKLKDLQVSGFNYFMVAGDFNSDNSDELFGPLLELGLINVLAHETGSYYFRGNWQQLDQIYLSPALFERQSPLKIGRANNIRLAPLLTPLNDDEDSYLIPFRFASYAMRGFSDHLPVMLHINY